aaaacaaaaacagtaataCTCAGCCTGTGAGAAATTCATgtatcttcctggaaaaaaagtACAGTCAACTTTCAAATTAGCAATAATTTCTAATATTCCATGCTTactgaagcaaaaataatagaATCAACACAAATTATGCTACAAAGAATAGTTTACTTAAAACAGAAGCCTAAGAGTTTTGATTTTTTCTTCATGAAGTTGTGTGAGTTTCAGTAAATCATTAATCACTCTGAGTTTCACTTTCCCATCcatagaataaatatattttgatatatattatgTGCTGGTTTGACTGTACAAAGACATGAAAGAGAATTTTCCCCAAATGAAATTTAATACATAATGTTTACGTATACAAAATGGATTATGCTTGATAGTCTTTATGGAACCTTTAATCTCTAGCATTTAAAGAAGACATATTCTTGCCAATAGGATATTGGAAAGGATAGGAGTCGAAACAGATTATCTGATTCATGCTTCTAATATCAAGTAGCAGTAAGCGCACATTCAATGTCACTCTCGTGGGTCCTAATTAGATTATTAGAAGATCACTCACATTTTTCTACAGGAAAAATGAAGTTCAAAATGACAAGTAAAAAAAAGAGATAGTATATTTCATATTTAACATTATTACTAAACAGGAAAAATGGTGGAGAGGATACCATGGAAACGGTGAGCAAAAATAGAGGACCTGTTCAATAAAGACTGGAAATAAATTGTGAGACAAGACTCAAATTTCCTTTACcatgttaagtgaaaaataagattaaaaagctacccataaaaatattttaattagacATACAGAATCCCTTTGTCCTGTAACTACATGCATATATAGAGTTTTTGATCAAAACTTTCTCCTACTCAGAATTTTTCTCAGAGCAAGTTTAACATCTTTATTCCTCAAGCTATAAATTAAGGGGTTCATCAAGGGAACTGTATTGGTGTAAAAGACAGAAGAGATTTTTCCCTCATCCATAGACACAGAAGAAGATGGTTTGAGATACGTAAATGCACTTGATCCAAAGAACAGAGAAACAGCAATTATGTGGGAACTGCAGGTACTGAAGGCTTTGGACCTGCCCTCTGTGGAGCTGATGCGGAGGATGCTGGAGAGAATGAAACCATAAGAGATAAAGATGGTGAGACTGGGCACAATGACGTTGATGCCCACCACAATAAAAACAACCAGCTCATTGACATAGGTGCTCGTGCAGGAGagctgaagcagagggagaaagtcacaGAAATAATGGTTGACGGTGTTTGCATCACAGAAGGTCAGTCTTAGCATGCATCCAGTGTGAGCCATGGCACCAGAAAATGCCATTAAGTATGAACCAAGCATAAGGCTGGAACACACTTTAGGGGACATGGCAATGTTATACAAAAGTGgtttacagatggccacatagagATCATATGCCAATGCTGTCAGCACATAGCATTCAGAAATaccaaaaaaactcaaaaagtaAAACTGGGCCATGCAGCCAGTGTAGGAAATAATATTCTTCTTGGATATGAAGTTAATTAGCATTTTGGGTgtaaaaacagaagaataaaagaaatctatgaaagacaaattaaagaggaaaaagtacatgggggtaTGTAGGTGTGAACTCAGCCCAATTAAAATTATCAAGCCCAAGTTTCCTAACACAGTGACCATATACATTAttagaaacaggaagaaaggggGAGTTGAAGAACAGGAAGATCTGTTAATCccaccaaaataaattctgtcaAAAAAGAACCATTTCCAGGAGCCATTCTTTTCTAAGGGAATCTGtggacagaagaagaaaaagttataCAGAGAACAAATCAACTCTTCCTGAAACATGTCCTATCACAAGAATGGAGTATGTGCTGGGAAAGTCTGAGGCCAGCTCAAACTTGACCCATAGAAATTGTTTTACCATTATCGTGAGACTGAGTGACAAAAACTTTCCTTTATTAGAGTCTTTATTAGCTAAATAAAGCAAAGGGCACAAAAACTTCACCTGCAGCGTGAAGGCTGCTTCTTCCATACAATAATGACTGCTGggaaaaccaaaggaaaagggagaagaagcTTCTACTTGGTCGGAATCATCCTTCTCTTGTCAATCATTTCTTTATTCACTTGAATCTTCCCCTCACCAATAATATTCTAGTCAGCAACTCTAGCTACTTGGTGCTGGCCACTAATACATATTAGACTTGATGGGGTGGAAATGAAAGCAATGTTTCTAATCCAAAATCGAGAGACCCAAATCTAGGAGATGTTAAGTTACTTACTTCCTCATGCCACAGAGCAATAGCCATAAACCTAGAAGCATGAGAGTTCCGTCCATGCAGAGGGAACGTACCAATTGATATAATACATCCTTTGATGCCACTAATACCTCTAATTATTCCTGTGGCCCCCTCAAGAGGTACTTTTACCAATTTCACTTGACACTCAGGACTACAAATACAGGAAAGAAAGTACCATATCTTAGATCCTTGGACTTCCATCTCAAAGGCAGGAACAGTAATATAAATGGAATTCAAAAATTCAACCTTCTTAGGCCAGAAAACCTTCGTGTTTCCTTATCATTGTAATTACCCCCATGGTCATGGAAGGGCAACTTAAAGCTCTGCAGTTTGCTTGCTTCAGTTCTAAGTGGATGCAGTCCATGCTTAATTTCTGATTTGCCCTGGAAATCTTTCAGAACTGTAGATCATAATTTCTCGTTACGATTTTCAGTCTTCTCAAGCAGTAGACAATTTTAAGCAATCTTTTTgattgccatttttactactcgAAAAGACACAAAGGATTAAGTGTGAGTGTAGTAACATAATGCATTCAGTTATAAACACTGCAGAAGCTTGCTCAATCTCTTCCCCAGGGAACAGCTTCTAGATGTAATAGGGTACTAGGGGACTGTGATTACATGCAGGACCACATCTGTCTTTAGTTCCTTAGGGACCCAAAAGCTGACTCAAGTTTTCCCTTCACTGTAGCGATTGTACATAGCCCAAGGAAGAGTCAAAACTGAACTCTCATTTCCCATTCAGCAAGATGGCACAAGAGGAAGCCCTAGACCCACCTACCCTAGTGAACCACTGATTAAAAAAGGATTCGTGTACAAATTTCCTTTGTAAGAAATCCAGATACTAGTTAAGAGGGTCCTGCACCCAGTTCAAGCAGGAACCAGTCATATTGAAACAGTTAGAGAAACTCAACGTATCCTCTTGTTTTAAATCCATCTTTGTGCTTCAGGCAAAATCTCCCATAAATGAGCTTCTTCCTGGGAAGGGGAAGAAGGGCACTATGCAGTCAATCCATGGACATTTTGGGGGGCTGCCCAGAAGACTTCCTTCTGCATAGCCTGTCTCCTAAATTTGAGAGACACAGGACATAGCatacttcagctgcccagggtgaGAGAGAGCAAAGATGGTGATTTGGGCTGGAAGTTGTCATAGCCCATCCCCTGGCTCAGTAGAGAGTTGGGAATTGAAAACCCTGttcttctgcttctcctttgtgaaggagaaatttgTACCATGCATGAATAATCCAGTTTATATGGAGGTGGGCCAAGGAATTGGTTTTAGTCTTACTTGGTTTAGAGTACTCATGAGACTTAGCACACTCTGGATCTGAGAGGCCACTAAAAGCAAAGAAAGTGAGTTGGACTAACACAAAGGTGAGAGGCCTGGCAAGAGGCTGAAAAATTCCCAAATCCTGGTAACTTCCAATTTTCTGTGACCTATATATAGAAAGATAAATCTCACAATAATTGCCCTATGAATATTTACATACCCAAATCAAGTTTCAACTACTTATTTACTTTCCACTTTACTTATGTTAGCCAGCCTGACTTTAGATGGTGGTCTATCCTGATTTCCAGGAACAATGTTTATTCAGCAAGGTGAGATATAAATACTCTAACCCAGTATTATAGGACTCAACAGAAATTTACTTATTGCTGAGTCATCTCTAAACCTGAATTACAACCGTAATATCTGGTTCTGATTCaatcattatgttttataattCCTCTGATGACTGACGCACAGTACTTTCACCGTGCCTaatatttccacatttttatgtttcaaatACTTTTCATCACAGATATCAAAAATGACACCTGAAGAAGTTCTTCAAGGTAAGACATtgtgaagaaagtaaaaaaggtgaagaaaatgaaattatataatgtaGAATGAGAACTATACCATCTTTACATTCACCTAAGTCATAATAATGACATATAACCTACTACAATCTATACAATGGGATTGTACACTGGCCTACTTTCTCGCACAGATTCTGGTGGAAATTCTTCATTCAGTGTGATTAAGAGGTTATTTCTGCCCTGGACAGGTCTGATCTGGATTACTTTGTACATTACTCTATCTCTGTTGGTCTCGTCTGTGTGGGTCATTCTGTACTAGGAAGATTGTGTACTTGGGCTTttattctctgtctttccttAGAGATTAGTTTAACATTTAATTTAAGTATAGGTATAAGCAGTCTTATAATCTTTATTTACTGTGAAATTtaacataaatacatataaaagtctagaaaatatacttcaaacattatataaaataaatagcttGTAACAAGCATGCAAATCCAAAATAGAATATTGCCAGCACCCCAGAGCCCTCTAGGTGCTGGTATTTGGTAGTAGATCCATTAATTCTTACATTCTCCATCTTGACTCTGTTGCAATCAATGTCTAGCTTTTCTTTACACCTTCATCACTAGGGTAGGGCCTCATGGTCATTTGCATCCAgccagcaaaaggaggaagagaatatGGAAATGATCATTATAGTCTATCCttatgtatttccatttattgtATAGGCCAATGTAAAACAAGAACATATTCTCATATTCTAAATTAGAGAATAGAGCTGTCAAACAGAAAATGGGAAAAGTAACtttcttgacatttttcttattttagcaTTTGCTTTtgtcttcacatttttttttaactcactgAAACCATTGTTTCACTGATACTTAAAATTATGGTAAATTTTGTATAATACTAATTAAAATATCCTGATAGATTTAGAATCAAAACACCCAAATGCTAATCTCAGATTAATAACCAAAATGTTACGATTTGGAGCAAACCATGAACACATCTGAGTATCAGGTTCatcatctgttaaatgagaaCTAAGATTCCTTCTCCTGGGTTTCTAGTATTACTTTCCTGGAGAATACATACACTGACAGATGTGACATTGCAGAACAAACAGAGACATGATAAGAGTAATTATAAAACTTGTAGTATAATATAGATATTATATTAATACTTGTATTTATAGTAATCTCTACATTAATATTAAAGTGgtttaattttacttaatgtCAGAGACAGACTTGAAACAACCCAGGTGATTCTATCAGCCCTCCTACTCACTAAGACGAGAATCTCTGTCTCAGAATCTAAAACGTCCCCACACTTGAGTGTGCTTTTACTGTTTAAAGGAACATGTTTTGGACAAGAAAGCCCTGCATATAAATGAACTACTTCATCTAGTGCTCAGCTGATAATACACTGAAATGTCCTGATGcttgagagaaaaacaaactatgCCAGACTTAGAGAAAAATCCATAATGTCCCCAACATGGAcattaatacaataaaaaaattaagatataattgtaACCTCACAGACAATTTAGAATCCATCTATACGTAGCGTGCAGCTCTGCTCTGTTGTATAATGAAAAGCTACATTTACGTCTTTCTCCTACCATGACGTATTTATGTTTGTGAAATATAGCCCAATGCTACACATTGCTAGGCACTTATAGGTACAAaacactttgtgtgtgtgtgtgtgtgagagagagagagagagaaagagagaggaaaagattaGTGAGATTTAACACACACTTTTGGCCACCTCAAATAGTGATAAAATATGTAACAGAATGGATGCACCTCTGCAATGTCTACAAGGATTCCCAGATAACGCACATAATATACTTATAGACATACACTTTTccaataaggaaaataatttctcaaaattattgttatttatcagacattatacaaaagaaaagcaaaaggaaaactccAGCCAAGAAgaactattttatataaatagaactGAAGTGGAAATCAAGCATGTTGATTTTGAGATCAGGGGATGTGTTATGAGTGGTCATTTAAAACCATAAGTCAAAAATTTAGCAATGCCAAACacgtaaaaaacaaacaagccaacaAATCAGTTATGTTAAATTTCACAATACctaaattttaggaaaattataaaactggaaaaaaaataaatattaaagttatcttagaaatttttaaattatcacttGATTAAGGATGAAGGATTTTTAGGGTAGCtgtctttttatctttgtcaaaagaaaaataatccaacATCCTATTACAGAAAAGAAATCATAACAATTTCGTTTATTCACCAAATGTTCCTTTCAAGTTGTTATTGTTCTCCCAGCTGCAGTTTGAGGCTTTTGTATCTTAAAATACACAAGAAAGTTGCATAGGGACTCAATAGAAACAGGAGAGATTTACTTGGTCCCAGGTTCTCCAGTGCTgtgggtttaatttttttctaatatcaaATAACGtaagattttttttgaggaagattagccctgagctaactactgccaatcctcctctttttgctgaggaagactggtcctgagctaacatccatgcccatctttctctactttatatgtgagacgcctactacaacatggctttttgccaagcggtgtcatgtctgcacccagatccaaacgggcgaacccagggccgctgagaaggggaacatgtgcacttaactgctgtgccacggggcagCCCAAATAACTTAAGATTTTATCCTATCCAGAGAAATCCTGTGATCTCCATGATATTTTTAAGGCCATCCAGAAATGAGATGAGAgtcatagaaagagctctctttttcccttcatttgctttttaaaattactcatcCTAACTTGAGTTTTCCTTATCACACATTATTTTATCTCCTGAAGTTGctgtcctctctctccttggTTCCCTCCAAATGTGGTCACCGATTTTGGCTCCAATACCCAAAGCACAATTAATGTAGGTCATTGTGCACTATAAATTTTATCAAACCTTTATGGATAGCTAAGGATAATTACTGTATCTGAAGAACTGGAAGCAAATTCAGATTGAATTGCTATTTCATGATCCTTTCTTTACAGGGGAATTCTTGTTTATTGGCTGTGTGTATTTTGAGTCCTGACCTTGTGATCTGTTGCTGGGCTCCTTCCTCTCCCATGAGCTACTCTCTC
The Equus caballus isolate H_3958 breed thoroughbred chromosome 7, TB-T2T, whole genome shotgun sequence genome window above contains:
- the OR8B1AO gene encoding LOW QUALITY PROTEIN: olfactory receptor 8B3 (The sequence of the model RefSeq protein was modified relative to this genomic sequence to represent the inferred CDS: inserted 1 base in 1 codon): MAPGNGSFLTEFILVGLTDLPVLQLPXFFLFLIMYMVTVLGNLGLIILIGLSSHLHTPMYFFLFNLSFIDFFYSSVFTPKMLINFISKKNIISYTGCMAQFYFLSFFGISECYVLTALAYDLYVAICKPLLYNIAMSPKVCSSLMLGSYLMAFSGAMAHTGCMLRLTFCDANTVNHYFCDFLPLLQLSCTSTYVNELVVFIVVGINVIVPSLTIFISYGFILSSILRISSTEGRSKAFSTCSSHIIAVSLFFGSSAFTYLKPSSSVSMDEGKISSVFYTNTVPLMNPLIYSLRNKDVKLALRKILSRRKF